The Paenibacillus sp. 481 DNA window TTTGACCAAGCTCAGGCAGCAATATCGCTCCTACTAAAGGAATGCGCACTTGGCCACCATGACTATGCCCCGACAGTTGCAAATCGACCGCATAATTATAACTGACATCTGCCCAATCCGGTTCATGGGCAAGCAACATACAGCAAGTGTCAGCCGATATCCCCGATAACGCCTGTTCCATATCCGGCCTTCCGTCCAACACATCGTCAATGCCTGCTATGGCAAGCCGATGCCCTTGTCGCTCTATCACATGATTCCGATTCGTCAGCACTTGAAAACCCGTTTGCACAAGCACATTTGTCGCCAAATCGATCCCGCGCCTATAATCGTGGTTGCCGAGTACAGCAAATTTACCGAATGGCGCCTTAAGCTGGCTTAATGCGGCCACTGCTTTGTCCGCTGCACTAAACTCGCTGTCTAATAAATCACCCGTTAAGCATATCATATCCGGCTGTTCAGCCTGTATCTGTTGCACAAGCTGTGCTAGATGATTCTCATCAAAGTAATGTCCAAAATGAATGTCTGAAATATGCGCAATACGAAGCCCATCAAACACTTGCGGCAAGCGCTCAAGCTTAATCGTCTCTGTGCGAACGTATATGAAGCGTCGCTCAATAAAGAAGCTGTAGCCCGCTACAAGAAACGGCATACTAAGGAGACCTCCAATAAGCCTGCGTAACAAACGCCGTCTGCTGGGGTTAGGAATGTGCTTAGGGTTTGAAGGTACCCTATTCATTCGCATCACCTTCGCTTTCCATCAAACTACATGATCGTTTCTTTATTATGCAGGAGCTGCAAGTGCAATGCAAACGGTATGAACTTGTGGTTTAATGAGAGGAGAATAGAGGAGGTCTGTCAATGACAACGTTGCCATTCCACGAAGTATTTGCCCAGCAGCAAGCTTATTTTCGCGCAGGCAGAACACTACATGTAAATGAAAGACGCCAAGCACTCATCACCTTGCAAGCCGCTATCAGGCGTATGGAGCAGCCAATCATGCAAGCGCTGCAACAAGACTTGGGTAAAAGCCAAGGCGAAGCTTATATGACAGAAGTCGGCGTTGTATTAGATGAAGTGCGAATGGCGATCAAGCACGTACGGCGTTGGGCGAAGCCGCGCAAAGTGCGTACCGCTTTAACTCATGTCGGAAGCCGCGGGATGATTGTGCCGGAACCTTACGGCTGCACCTTAATTATATCGCCTTGGAATTACCCGTTTCAGCTCGCCATTGCACCGCTGATCGGCGCAATAGCTGCTGGAAATACGGCGATATTGAAGCCGTCTGAACTTACTCCACACACGAGCGCATGCCTAGCTAAGCTCATTCGTGATACCTTCGATCCGCAGCATGTCACTGTCATCGAAGGCGGCGCAGAGACGAGTCAACAGCTGACTGCGCTTCCGTTTGACCATATCTTTTTTACAGGCAGCGTAGCGATTGGCAAAATCATTATGCAAGCGGCCGCTAAACGTCTTACACCCGTCACGTTAGAACTGGGTGGTAAAAGCCCTTGCGTCGTTCACGCCGACGCAGACATTCGCTTAGCAGCGAAGCGCATCGCTTTTGGCAAATGGACGAATGCGGGTCAAACTTGCGTTGCCCCGGACTACATTTACGTCCATCGTTCGCGTTACGACGAGCTCATACACGAGCTTGAGCGGGCCGTACAGCAGTTTTTTGGTGAAGACCCATTAAACAGTGGGGAGTACGCTTCAATCGTCAGTAAGCGCCATTTTGAACGTTTAGCAACGTTTATGGATAACGGAGCAATCGCATTCGGCGGTAGCTCAGATGCAACGACACGTCGCATGTCGCCGACCGTACTAACAGACGTGACATGGGAGATGCCCGTCATGCAAGAAGAGATTTTCGGCCCCATACTGCCCGTCCTCACCTACGACTCATTTGAAGAGGTTGAACGGGCCATTATCGAAAGGCCGAAACCGCTTGCATTATATTTGTTTACGAATGATCGTCAGCTAGAGCAGCACGTTATTAGCCGTATATCGTTTGGTGGAGGATGTATAAACGATACGCTTATGCACTTTGCGACGCCATATTTACCGTTTGGTGGCGTAGGGGAAAGCGGGATTGGACGCTACCATGGCCACTTTAGCTTTCAAGCATTCAGCCATGAAAAAAGCGTGCTTCGTCAAACGACATGGTTCGACTTCAGCTTCCGGTATCCCGGTTCTAAGCATCGTTTCCAACTCATGCGTAAACTGTTCAAGTAACACAACCATTTTATACGCTTCAATTTGAAACCATACCGCATGAATGATCCAGTTCATTACCTTTACAGCGTCCCGTTACTCGATTTCGCTAACCCATTAGCAATCTAGCGTACGGGCGCTACCTTCACTTCTGTTACTTTCGACAACGATTACCAAGTGTAAATATAATCGCATTAACTTCCTTTACACATGCAACAGCTGCACATTGAGGACTGACTAAGTTGTTTTAATTCAGGAAGGGATTCTAAATCTTGCTCCAAGCATTCAAACAGCATTCGATCTGACAATACTCGCTCACAGAACGACACCATCTTTTTTCTCCATAACTCACGTCTTTCTCCATTCATAACGGAAGGGCCTATCCCAAAATGCTCTTCGATGTTCTCCTCTAGCTGCTGTACCATACTCATGACGTCTGGACGTGCTGCAAACAATCGTGTTACATACAGACTCAAGCAATCGTACTCATCCTTTGGAGCTCCAAGCGCTAACAATCCCAAGGGGTCCCACTCATCTACGATGCGCTTTAGATGCACAAAGAGGCTACTTGCTCTCCATTCCGCCCAATCATTCCGACATAAATGGACAATCATTGACGATGCCCCCTATCGTGCGACTTAAATCGCTATTATTTTATGCATTTTTGGCAAATGATTGTAGGTGCAACAGAACCATATCCATAAATTACTATAGAATAAAATGTCGTTTAGGGGAACTTAAAAATCGCTAAATCGTCAAATTTTTTTCACATTTCCGTGCACTTCGGGGCTTGTTTTTTCAATAATCAGGAATTTTGTAATCTTTTCCCACGCCAATACATTCCATTATCCCTAATATATCGATAGGAAAAGAGGGCAAGCGTCAATAGCTTGCCCTCTCGCTTTTATCTTAGATGCAACGTCGTTACATCTGGAACCAGCGTTTAAACATGAGCTTTGTCGTATCGCGGTTCATTTCGGCGATTGATGTTGTGAGCGGTATACCTTTAGGACACGAGCGTACACAGTTCTGTGAGTTGCCACAGCCCTCAATACCGCCATCGTCCAACAGAACCTCCAAACGCTCGTCCTTGTTCATTTCTCCCGTCGGATGAGCATTAAACAAGCGTACCTGCGACACAGGTGCAGGACCAATGAAACTTGTCTTGTCATTGACGTTAGGACAAGCTTCCAGACACACACCGCATGTCATACACTTAGACAGCTCATACGCCCACTGACGCTTCGTTTCCGCCATGCGCGGGCCAGGTCCGAGGTCGTACGTACCGTCAATCGGAATCCAAGCCTTCACGCTTTTCAACGCATTGAACATACGCTCGCGATTAATAACAAGATCGCGCACGACAGGGAACGTCTTCATCGGCTCAAGTCGAATCGGCTGCTCCAATTTATCAACTAGCGCCGTACATGCTTGACGTGGCTTGCCGTTAATGACCATGGAGCAAGCTCCGCACACCTCTTCCAAGCAGTTCGACTCCCAACAAATAGGAGCCGTCTTGCCGCCTCCGGAATTAACCGGGTTACGTTGTATTTCCATCAGTGCGCTAATGACGTTCATGTTCGGACGGTAAGCAATCTCGAACTCCTCCGTATACGACTTCGCATTCGGATCATCTTGGCGCGTTACGACGAACTTAATCTTCTTAGATTGAGCCACTGCTTCCGCCATCGTTTATTCTCCTTTCTTCTTATCCGACGAATAGTCGCGCTTACGCGGTTTAATCAAGGACACATCAATTTCGTCGTAGCTGATTTGCGGGCCATCAGGCGTCCATTTTGCCATCGTCGTCTTCATGAACTCTTCATCATTACGCTCTAAGAACTCTGGCTTGTAGTGCGCGCCACGACTCTCGTCGCGTAGAAGTGCGCCCAAAGTCATTGCTTCTGCCAATTCAAGCATGTTCCACAACTGACGGGTAAAGGCCACACCTTGGTTGTTCCAACGCGCTGTATCTGTCATGTTAATATTGGAATAGCGCTGCTTCAGCTCTTTAATTTTGCCAATCGTTTCTTCCAGCTTGCTGTTGTAGCGAACAACCGTCATATTGTTCGTCATCCATTCGCCCAGCTCTTTATGTAGCACGTAAGCGTTTTCGGAGCCGTCCATCTTCAGTAAGCTCTCGTAATGATCGGTACGCTTCTTCGTCTCTCTGTCGAACACGCTAGAGCTAACGTCCTCAGTCGCTTTTTTCAAGCCACGAATGTATTCAACCGCTTTCGGCCCTGCTACCATACCGCCATAAATGGCAGACAACAACGAGTTCGCTCCAAGACGGTTCGCACCATGATACTGATACTCGCATTCACCAGCCGCAAACAAGCCCGGAATGTTCGTCATTTGATTGTAGTCCACCCACATGCCGCCCATTGAGTAGTGAACGCCAGGGAAGATTTTCATCGGAATTTTACGCGGGTCGTCGCCCATGAACTTCTCGTAAATTTCGATAATGCCGCCCAGCTTAACGTCCAGTTCCTTCGGGTCTTTATGCGACAGATCGAGATAAACCATGTTCTCGCCATTGACGCCGAGTTTCATGTCGACACACACATGGAAAATTTCCCGTGTCGCGATATCGCGCGGAACAAGGTTTCCGTAAGCCGGATACTTCTCCTCAAGGAAATACCAAGGCTTGCCATCCTTGTATGTCCAAATACGTCCACCCTCACCACGAGCCGACTCGGACATGAGACGCAACTTGTCATCACCTGGAATAGCTGTTGGGTGAATTTGAATAAACTCACCATTGGCATAAGATACGCCCTGTTGGTACACGGCACTCGCCGCTGTCCCTGTATTAATAACGGAGTTAGTTGTTTTACCGAAAATGATACCTGGGCCACCCGTCGCCAAAATGACGGCGTCAGCCTTGAACGTCTTCACTTCCATCGAGTGCAAGTCTTGCGCACAAATACCGCGGCACACGCCATCGTCATCCACTACAGCGGATAAGAACTCGGAATGCTCGTATTTTGTAACAAGTCCTGCCGCTTCCCAGCGACGAGCTTGCTCATCAAGGGCATACAGCAATTGCTGGCCTGTTGTCGCGCCTGCAAATGCCGTCCGGGAATGCTTCGTACCGCCAAAGCGACGGAAATCAAGCAAGCCCTCCGGAGTACGGTTAAACATAACCCCCATCCGGTCCATCAAGTGAATAATGCCTGGCGCTGCATCACACATCGCCTTAATCGGAGGCTGATTCGCTAAGAAGTCGCCACCATAAACTGTATCGTCAAAGTGCTCCCACGGGGAGTCACCTTCGCCTTTTGTATTTACTGCTCCATTAATTCCACCTTGCGCACACACAGAGTGGGAACGTTTAACAGGTACTAAAGAAAACAGGTCGACATGAACGCCTGCTTCCGCTGCTTTAACCGTCGCCATCAACCCTGCTAGGCCGCCGCCAACAACGATAATGTTCTGTTTAGCCATTGCAAGTCACTCTCCCTTTAACCGATAACCGATTTCGCGGTTTCAAGCAATGCGCTTGCCGCTTCGAACTCTTCTTTACGCATGCCGACGATAGCCAGCACAAACAACACGGACATGATGACAAATAAGCCCATGCAAATTTTTGCGGATACAGCTTGCGCACGCGGACCAACGGTCACACCCCAGCTTACAAAAAACGCCCACAGACCGTTTGCAAAATGGTAAGATGCTGCCACTGCGCCAACGACGTAGAAGGCCAGCATGAACGGATTTGCGAATATGCCGTTCATATAAGTGCCCAAGTCCTCATGCCTCAAATTGCCTAGCGCGATTTGCACGCGAGTTTCGTACACATGCCACGTAACGAAGATGAACGTAATAACTCCGGTTATACGCTGCAGCAAAAAGGCAACGTTGCGGCCGTAATTGTAGTTGCCGACGTTGTTACGCGACGTATAAGCAATGTACAATCCGTACACCCCATGGTATAAGAGTGGCAGCCAAATCCCAAACAATTCCAAGAAAAACACTAACGGTAATCCGTTAATGAGTGCTACCTTGTCTTGAAACGATTCTTTCCCGCCTTCAAATGCGGAGAAGTTAGAAACCATGTGCGTAATAAGAAAGAAGCCCAATGGAATAACTCCCAGCAACGAGTGCAACTTCCGCGAGTAAAAATAACCCCGTTTCATAAGCGTGCCGTTTCCCCTTTCTGATGTGTAGCCAGTAGATTTTGGTAATAAAGCATCCTCATTTTACTAGTGCGTGTTGAAAGCGTCAACATTTTGTCGAACAATGACAATTTGTTGGACATCATGAATGACCTTCTTTTCATGTTTCGACACGCTAACGGTCACATTTTCGCAACCATCTTCTCTCTTTGTGAACAACTTGTGACACTTCCATGTTACTCCTTTTCCACTTATAATGGAATTGCAATGTTGTTATATTTTTTATAACTAAAACGCATAACGATCATTTTAATTGTATTTTTTACCTAAACCTATTCCTTTTCGGAGGTGCTGCGCATGCTTGATTTGCTTGAATCTTTTGCAACAGTCGTCGAATTATCTACCGTCAACCAAGCTTCCAAACGCTTAAACGTTTCGCAGCCTGCATTATCTCGACAAATTGCTCGCTTAGAAAATGAGCTAGGAGTAGAATTGTTTGTCCGTAAAGGCAAACGGCTTGAACTTACAAGAGTGGGACAAATGACCTATGAGTTTGCGCTAGACGTTCGGAGTCGACAATTGACCTTCTTGAAATCTATCGCTGATTATAAATCAGAAGGAAATGCCACGGTTACGATCGGAGCCAGTCTAACGACGCTACAAACGACGCTGCCTATGTTCGTCTCACGCTTTATGGACAAGCACCCGAGTGCCCAATTAAAAGCAGTGACGGGCAAAACACACGAAATTATATCGCTTATCCGCGAGCAAAAAGTAAACTTAGGCCTCGTCGCGGACGCGATACGTGAGCCTGGACTGATTTGTATTCCTTTATTCGCTGACCATTTGCAACTTGTTCTGCCTAAATATCACGAGCTTGCTAAGCAAAAGTCGTGGTCGATGGCACAGTTGAACGGGCTGCCGATGTTGCTATTTTCAAATGGAACGTGGTATCGAAAATTGACCGATGATTTATTTCGCAGATATCGCATCATGCCCGATATTCGTATGGAGATCGATTCTTTTGAAGCTATTATGAGGTTAATTACAACGTGTCAGGCCGCTGCGTTGCTGCCCAAGTCGTACTTACGGCAGGAGCTGTTAGAACATAACGAGTTAATTACCGTTCATATGAAAGAACTGGAACAGACCGAACGAATTATGTCGCTCGTGTATGCCGAGCAAGCAGCGCTCAATCAAACCGCACGCCAATTTATTGATGAAACGGTACAAGGGGCAACCAACTGGAGCCGGTATGTGTAACATAAACAAAGAGGGTCGTGACCCAAACGTTTAGAACGTTTAGAAGTCACGACCCCCTTTATTACTGCTTATCACCGTTTATTACAGTCTATCAATGATAACGTCCTCAAATTCTTCAATTTGCTCATTCGTACCAATGAGGACCATAATGTCTTTTTCACTAAGGACATCTTCCGCCGTCGGCGCAATAATAATTCCGCCCTCTTTGTTGAGAGCAACAATGCTGCACCCGAAGCGCGAACGTGTATTTAAATCTCGAAGCGACATGCCATCCAAGCAATTCGGCACACTAAGCTCTACAATTGTGTAATCTTTAGACAGCTCGATATAATCGAGCAAGTTCGGAGAGACAAGTTGATGCGCGACCCGAATACCCATGTCTCGCTCAGGGTAAATAATCCGATCGACACCAATTCGGTCGAGTACTCTGCCATGCAACTCGGTTACGGCCTTCGCAACGACCCGCTTGAGACCGAGCTCCTTCATCTGAATGCTGACGAGTATGCTCGTCTGAATATCGTTGCCAATCGCAACGATGACGCAGTCAAAGTTGCGGATGCCGAGCGAGCGCAGCACTTCCTCATCAGTCGCATCTGCGACCACAGCATGAGTAACAATGCCGTTCATTTCGTCTACGACTTCCTCATCTTTATCGATGCCTAGCACCTGATGCCCGAGCTTCACGAGCTCCTTTGCTAAACTAGATCCAAATCGGCCCATGCCGACGACTGCAAATTGCTGTAACACCATCTTGACGTAATCCCCTTCGTCCAATACTCATTCAACTATTTATTCCCTCGTAGCCACCAATTGATGCTTGCCTTGTGGGAACCTGTTCATTCCTGTGTGCAAGGTTATCCAATTGTAATTTTACCTTCTGGATGACGGTACAGCTCGCGCTCGCTTTTCGGTCCAAGCGCGTACGCCAATGTCAGTGGTCCAAGCCGGCCAGCAAACATCGTTACACATAACAACAACTTGCCGATATCAGACAATTCAGGCGTAATGCCCATCGACAGGCCGACCGTGCCAAATGCTGATGTCGTTTCAAACAAAATTTTGATGAACAGTTGATCCTCGGTCGTCGTCAAAATCATCGTAATGATGATGACCCACGACAAAGCCAGCAGCGTTAGTGTTACCGCTTTAAAAATACGGTCAATCGCAAGGCGGTTACGAAACAATACAATATCCTCTTTACCGCGAATCATCGCAATAACCGCGCCAATCAATATGGCAAACGTCGTCGTCTTAATCCCACCGCCTGTCGACCCTGGCGAAGCACCGATAAACATCAAAATAATAATAAAAAACTGTGATGCTTGGCGCATAGCCCCGATATCGATGGAGTTAGGCCCTGCCGTACGTGGTGATACGGATTGGAACAGCGAAGCCCAGAACTTCTCCCACCCGTTCATACTGCCTAATGTCTTAGTGTTCGTAAACTCGAATACGAGAATAACGATCGCACCTAGGACAATTAGCAAGCTCGTCATCGATATAACCACTTTACTATGCAGCGAAAGCCGCTTAGTCGTCTTATAATCGAACAAGTCTGACAGCACAATAAAGCCGAGGCCGCCCGATATAATTAAAAACATGGTGACGAGGTTCACGATAGGGTCCCCTACATAACTGGTGAAGCTAGAGAACGGACCACTAATCGGGCCAAACAAATCAAATCCCGCATTGTTAAATAAGGAAATGGCATGAAAAATCCCATAATATATAGCCTGTCCAATCGGCATATCAAATGACCAGCGGAGAGCGAACAAGATCGCCGCCGTCCCTTCGATAATAAAAGCAAACATGACTACTTTCCGAATAAGGCGCACGATCCCCTCCATGCTGCCTTGATTTAACGCTTCCTGCAAAATAAGCCGATCTTTAAGCGAAATCCGCTTTTTGAAGGCAAAGGCAATCAGTGTTGCCATCGTCATAAATCCTAAGCCGCCCACTTGAATCAAACATAGAAGCACAATTTGCCCGAACAGCGTAAAATGTGTTCCCGTATCCACGACAACTAGCCCCGTTACACACGTCGCGGATGTAGCGGTGAAGAGCGCGTCGATAAAGGATAAAGTTTTTCCGTCGGTGTTGGACAACGGAAGCATAAGTAAAAATGCCCCAAATAAAATAATAAATGCGAACCCTGATACTAAAGTTTGCGGGGGCGTCAAATGCCAACGTTTTGCTGAAAGCAATGTTTTCAGAGCTTACACCTCTTTTTAGTCACGAAAAAAAGCACTGGAAATCCCAATGCTCGCGCTGGTATCCTGACGTAAAATGCCTACGAGGTTAGCTGACGGATTCGGGCACGTCCAGGTCGCCCTATTCATCTGACCAACGATACGGAAAGCACAATATCCTACTTTCACGTCGTTAATCAGTACGAAATTCACCCCAAAAATTCGGTTCCCCCGCTTTCGCAACTATGCGAAACTCGGCTTGTTATTCGATTCATAACGAGATTATAAACGTTTAGTTAGCCACACACAAAGTCATAGAACGCGCAAAAATGCAATAAAAAGCGGTGAAATAGCGGCAGATAACGCTTACAAACGGTTGTTTTCACGCTGTCATTTCGTAAAACGTCGATTTTCAAGCCTTCTCTTGCTAAACTATACAAATAATCTTATTTGCACGAACAAAATGGAGGTGAACCTCACATGAAATTGAAGCAAAACCGTACTCGTCTGCCACGCTTTCTAATAGCTGCATCCGCTATTGGATTTCTATTATTCCTGATGATGCAGATCATCATCCCACAACTACAGAGCCAGCAAGCAGTGGAGCCTAACTTGCGCTTACTGTCCAAGTCAGAGGCCGAAGCACGAGCGACTTCATTCATCCAACAGCAATGGAGCGGAGACATTAGGGTCGCTCCACACAGCGATACTTCGGTCGTGTATACGACGAACAAAATGTTTTCGGGCTACGTCAATAAGGAAGGCGTACTCGAACAGTACAAGCGCTGGGATAAACAGGCGCCTATGGATACGTATCGCGTCCTGCTTCCTGTCCTTGCAGGTGAGCAAGCTGGGACACTACGTGTTGACATTCATCTGACAACAGGCAGTGTCGTCGGATTTGGTTTCGTGAGCGATGATACACTTACATCCACATCCACAAAAAGAACACAGCAGTCACTGCCTGATTCATCACCATCGACAGCTACACATCAGACGCAGCAAGCCAAACTTGCAGAGGAAGCGGCTTATTCACTCGGCTGGAAGAAACAATCGTTCGTACTGGATCGCGAACTGCCCAATCATACTTATCTGTTTCACGTCCCGACCGCAAAAGTAGGACAATCCAAGCTGCATATTGAAGTTGAAGTGGCCGACCGTGCCGTTATTCGAGCCGAACCTGTGTGGGTCGTTCCTGATGCTTATGAACAACTCATTCAGAAGCAGACAGATACGGCACAAAACGTATACCGTTACGGTTATTTGTGGGTCTCATTTGCCCTCAGTGCACTCGCTATTTTGATGTGCATTCGATATCGGAACACGGTTCGCTTCGGTTCCAACACGATGATCGCGCTGACACTCGTGTCGGGCGGAATTTCACTGCTGCACATTTGGAATGTACTGCCTAGCCAAATTGCGCTGGAACTAGAAGTACCAGCTGCCAAGCTCAATTTGACATTTATTTCGCTCATTCAATACGGAATTACACTTATTCAAGGCATTGGAGTCTATTTTGCGCTCGTCGCAGGACGCCAATTATGGAAAGACACGACGTACGGCGACCTGATGCCAACATGGCGTAATGCGCATTTTGGTCATCATCTTGTGCGCTCCCTTTGGCTTGGACTTCTTTTTGCTGGGTTGTTGCTTGGCGTTCAGACGATCATTTTCTTCTGCTTAGAACGGGGGTTTGATACTTGGACGGCGAATGATGCCCAACAATCGCCTCTCAATATGACATACATGGCTTTTTTCCCGTTACTTGCTTGGGTAGCAGCCATTTCAGAAGAAGTCGTGTATCGTTTGTTCGGGGTAGGTTTATTTTTACGGTGGCTACGCAATCCGTGGCTCGCAGGCATGATTCCAACCTTGATTTGGGCATTCGGACATGTCCTTTATCCGGTATATCCGTTCTATTCCCGGCCACTTGAACTGCTTATAATCGGGTTCTGCTTTTTGTTTATTATGGTGAAACACGGATTTTGGACTGCTTTATTTGCACACTTGATGATTGACACGATACTTATGTCGCAATATTTTTTATGGAGCGGATCACTCGGCAGTGTATTCGTTGGTATCACTTACTTGCTATTGCCTATCGTTATTGTGTATGTCATTCGCGCCTATCACAGCAGGCCATTCGCAAAGTTCACTGGCTAAATGCCCTACTATAAAAAGAACCCTTAACTCTTCCGCCTCGGATTCAGCTGAACCAAAGCGAAATGGGTTAAGGGTTCTTTACTGGATTAGTATCGTTACTGTTGCCTACTAAGACTCATTTGCTACTGGGACTCATCGGATATCCGCTCATCATCTGCTACAGGCTCATCTTCCTGCTCGTTGCGCAGCGATTGCAAAATGGTGCGTGCCAGCTTGTCGCCAATTCCGACTGGGCGGAAATCTTCAACCGCAGCCTCGCGTATTTTTTTAAGCGAGCCAAAATGCTTGAGCAGCATTTTGCGCCGCTTCTCGCCAATGCCCGGAATCGAATCCAATGCCGATGTAACCATCGATTTGGCACGCCGCTCGCGGTGAAACGTAATGGCGAAGCGATGCACCTCGTCTTGGATGCGCTGCAACAAGTAAAATTCTTGACTGTCTCGCGGCAGCGGCACGACTTGCGGCGGATCGCCAGCCATAAGCTGTGCCGTTTTGTGCTTGGCATCTTTGACTAAGCCGCAGACCGGCACAGCAAGTCCAAGCTCATTTTCCAGCACGTCAAGCGCAGCAGATATTTGTCCTCGCCCGCCGTCCACAATAATGAGGCCTGGCAGCTCCAACTGCTCCTTGAGCACGCGCTCATAACGGCGGCGAATCACTTCTCGCATCGTTTCATAATCGTCAGGGCCTTGTACGGTCCGTACTTTA harbors:
- a CDS encoding CPBP family intramembrane glutamic endopeptidase, translating into MKLKQNRTRLPRFLIAASAIGFLLFLMMQIIIPQLQSQQAVEPNLRLLSKSEAEARATSFIQQQWSGDIRVAPHSDTSVVYTTNKMFSGYVNKEGVLEQYKRWDKQAPMDTYRVLLPVLAGEQAGTLRVDIHLTTGSVVGFGFVSDDTLTSTSTKRTQQSLPDSSPSTATHQTQQAKLAEEAAYSLGWKKQSFVLDRELPNHTYLFHVPTAKVGQSKLHIEVEVADRAVIRAEPVWVVPDAYEQLIQKQTDTAQNVYRYGYLWVSFALSALAILMCIRYRNTVRFGSNTMIALTLVSGGISLLHIWNVLPSQIALELEVPAAKLNLTFISLIQYGITLIQGIGVYFALVAGRQLWKDTTYGDLMPTWRNAHFGHHLVRSLWLGLLFAGLLLGVQTIIFFCLERGFDTWTANDAQQSPLNMTYMAFFPLLAWVAAISEEVVYRLFGVGLFLRWLRNPWLAGMIPTLIWAFGHVLYPVYPFYSRPLELLIIGFCFLFIMVKHGFWTALFAHLMIDTILMSQYFLWSGSLGSVFVGITYLLLPIVIVYVIRAYHSRPFAKFTG